In the genome of Zobellia nedashkovskayae, the window ATCAGAAGCTTGTTAACGCCAAGCGCATACGCTTTTACAAGGAAATTGATGGTAACAAAATTAGTTACGAAGCAAAATTCAAAAAAGACCGCTTAAAGTACAGTATAGAGTTTAACCCAGAAGGAAAACTTGAAGACATTGAAATTGTGATTAAGTCACTAGACATACCTAACGATGCCTATGCCAAGATAACGACGTATTTAGAAAACAATTTTAAAAAATACAGGGTACGAAAAATTCAACAACAGTATCTTTCTGATGGTGTAGATGTAGATAAAACCTTAAAAAATGCTTTTCAAAATTTAATGCTACCTTCTATTAAATATGAGTTTATTATTGACGGAAAGAATGATAAAGGCTTTGAAGAATTTGAAATACTCTTTGATGCCGACGGCAAATTTGAACTGATCAAAAAGTCTTTACCTCCAAACTATGACCACGTACTTTACTAGAACGGCCCTCCTCATTTTTGGTCTTCTTTTGAGCAGTTTTGGTTTCTGCCAAGAAAATACAACAGGCTATTTTCAGCCAGATATTTCATTGAATTACAAGGTTAGCGCCAATTACTCACATAATTTTAAGATTGCCCAGCGTGCTTATATTTACGAAGATGATCTTCTTTATCGCGTAAAACAACTTGATATTTCGCATTTTTCGACAGTGAAAATCGGTTTTGAACAAAGTTTAGCGCTTGGTCTACAATACCGTTTTAGAGATACTTTTGATGATAACGGAGAAAATGAACTACGAATAACCGAACAATATAAACTTTCGCGAGTTTATGAAAACTTAACCATAGGAAACCGTTTTAGGGCAGAGCAGCGTATTAGTCTTTCATCAACCACTCATCGGTTTCGATATCGTTTATCTATTGAAGTCCCATTAAAAGGTGAAAAACTTGACATTGGAGAGCCCTATTTTTCAGCCTCTACAGAAAGTCTGTTAAGTATTGCCAAAAGTGAGAAACCGATATATGACCAGCGACTTACATCACACTTGGGGTGGTTACTGAACAGAGAAACCAAGTTAGAGGTTGGCGCAGAGTACCGTGCAGAAAATTACACCCAGACCACAGAACATATTTTCTTTTTACTAACCTCCCTTATTTTCAGCCTGTAATATTGTAATGAATTCACTACGTGGTATTTCTTCTGCACCTAGACTCTCAAGATGGTCCGTATGTATTTGGCAATCGATAAGTTTATAGTCCTTACCTTCCAACTCTTGCGCCAACTTAATGAAGGCGAATTTAGAAGAATTACTTACGGTACTGAACATACTTTCACCACAAAAAATGGTCCCAAGGTCAATACCGTAAAGTCCACCTACGAGTACGTCATTTTCCCAAACTTCATAAGATGTTGCAAACCCATTTTCATGCATTAGCAAATAGGCATTTTTCATTTTTTGGGTAATCCAAGTGCCATCTTGACCTTCTCTTTCTATACTGGAACAGGCATCAATTACCGCCTCAAAACAAGTATTTTTTGTTAATCGAAAACGACCATCGCGCATTACTTTACGCATGCTTTTTGATACTTTTATTTTATGCGGATATAGTACCATTCGTGGATTGGGGCTCCACCATAAAATTAGGGCATCATCATTAAACCACGGAAAGATTCCGCTTTTATAAGCCAACAGCAATCGTTCTACAGATAAATCTCCACCTGCAGCCAAAAGGCCTTCGTAATTTGCATTCTCTACAGAAGGAAACACTATTGCGTCAGATAAAATAATTAATGAATTCTCATGTTCGCGGTCCACTACTTTCTGTTTTTAAAATATTTCAAAAATAACAAAAGCCCCTTTAGGTATCCATACCTAAGGGGCTTTTCAAATTTTCATTAATCGATTATACGCTTAGAAAGGCAAATCGTCGTGATCTTCTTCGTTAAGATTATCAGCTGGCTGAAAAGCTTCTGCTGGTGGCACAGGAGGCATTCCTGCTGCACTCTGCTCAGTCTGCACACCTTCAATTCTCCAACCTTGGATAGAGTTAAAGTACTTCACCTCACCTTGTGGATTGGTCCATTCTCTACCTCTTAAGTTGATGCTTACTTTTACATCCTGACCAACTTTAAAATTGTTTAATAAGTCCGTTTTATCCTGTACGAACTCTACCATTATATGTTGCGGATACTGCTCATCTGTAGTTAATACAATCTCGCGCTTTCTGAACCCATTGTTACCAAATGTTTGGGTTTCTCCTACCATCTTTACTTTTCCTTGAACTTCCATGATTATGAATTATATGTGCACTAATTATTTATAGGGATAAAATTACTTTTTAAACTATAAATCACCTAGAAAAATAAGCAGAAGTTATTAAAGGTTATTAGCTATAGTTTATAAAAAAACTTCACTCCTAGAGTAGGGTTAGGCCTAAAATCGCTCTCCTCTTTTTCATATATAGTCGTAAATCCATGTCTGGGGCGCTCCGCGATTCCTTCGCGGGCATTCACCAAATTCCCGAACGTAACATCTTTAAATCGGAAACCAAGACCTCCATAAAAATTGAATCCAAAATGACGACCTAAATTTAAGAACAGCCCAAATTTTAGGTGCATCCCGTATTTTTGGCGATTAAAATCGGCCTTGTCATAAAGAAAATCCACTCCATCTTTTCGCTGGTACCCATCGTTCAACAATGTAATTGATTCATCTATGTAAAAAATTTCGGCAGAGATGTATTTAGGCGTTCTTGAACCCTTCCCTAATCTATAATATATTTCTGGCCGCACTTCAAAGAGTGTTCCATCTTCAGACTCTCTTTGTGAAAATAGACCTGTTCCACCCCCCACACCAAGGTCAAGACCAAGTTTCCAATGACCTTCTATGTGTTGAACATAGCCCACACGTAATCTGGGCGAATAAAAATCTAATAGAGAAAGCGGACTGAAAGTGAGGTACGAATCAGTATCAGGGCTCTTTTTTCCGTCATCCTCTTGTGCAATCATATGTTGCACGGAAAAAGAAAAAATAATAAGTACAAGCACATGAGTTCTCATAAGGTTTGTCGGTTTTTAGTTTATTCCAGTTTTAACCAGAACACTTCCCAACCGCATAAACCCTACTAAAATACTGGTTTTCCAGTAGTTCTACTCCGCCAATAATACCTTCCAAGCAGAAAGCACATCATTCTGTTGTAAAAGCTCTTTTGCTTTTAATTCTAACGGTTCCCTCTCACCTCCACTTATAATAGATCGTATTTCTATATGTGATGAAATAAATTCTTCTACAGCTTTATGGTCAGGAATTTCTTCCACATTACCTAACATACCCAAATCATTACCCGTCAAAACCTTGCTTAAACGTATATGCTCAGGTATCTGATCAATTCCAATACCCAAAGAAGACAAAGGTTTAGGCACTTCAAAAAGACCTAAATTGGCCCTGCTATACCAATTACCGCCCATACGAGCTACTTGATCTATCTTACGTTGATCAATAGCTCCATTTTCGTCTAGAACGTCTGGATCAACGTGAACTTTCACAACCTCGGCAAATATTAAATTGCCTGCTCCACCTTCACGGCCTAAGGCTTCAACCTTAGTTACTTTACATTCAAACTGTACCGGAGACTCTGCAACTCTAAAAGGTTTTACAATATCTGAACGCAACATCGTTAATCCAGATTTTTTAAATTCATTTACATCCTTTCCGTACTCGGTACTTGACAAGGACATTTGCTGTACCATCTTATAATTGACAATATTTATAACCACTTCCATGGTCAACAATACATTTTGTAATGTATGTTTTGTAGTATTATCTCGCACCCTACGTGCTGGAGAAAAAATTAAAATTGGAGGGTTAGCACTAAACACATTAAAAAAGCTAAAAGGCGATAAGTTGGGATTACCTTTTTCATCTACTGTGCTCGCAAATGCAATTGGTCTTGGACCTACAGCCCCTAAAAGATAACCATGTAATTGCGCGGTAGAAACCGCCTCTGGAAGTATTGAAATCATTTCTTTTGCCATAGTATAAAGGTAAGGAAATTGGGTGCATTAAAAACACCTCCACAAACGGGATGTGCTGCATTTTCCTCATATTTACGTTATCTTTGATTAGTTCTTCCTATAATGAATCGTAGGCTCGAACCGATTCTTAAAGTTATCCGGATGAATTTTAATCCTAAGAACAGGTCTTCCAATCTTACTTTACTCATTGCATCATTTGCTATTGTGAGTCTCATCTTATTGAACACTAATAGTTTTTTTAAAAAATTTAAGGAAGAAGAGCGCCTAAAAATGGAAATCTGGGCCACGGCGCAATCAGAATTTCAACAATCTTCGGAAGATGCAGATTTGGGAAACCTTCACCTTAAAGTTTTTCAGAACAACACCTCTACCCCAATGATCTTGGTGAATAAAGATGGATCTGTCAAAACCAATAATATAGACCCAGAAAAGAGTATTGATTCTGTTTATGTACAACGACAGATACTGAAGTTTCAAAGTGAGAACATTCCCATTTCCATTGATCAGCAAGGAGAACATTTAGCCACCCTATACTACGGAAATTCTGAGGTTCTGAATAAACTAAAGTATTACCCCATAGCCCTTTTGCTTATTATATTTCTATTCGCTGCGGTAATTTTCTTCTTCTTTAAAACCAACAAGGCCTCGGAGCAGAATAAAGTATGGGCCGGTATGGCCAAGGAAACCGCTCACCAAATTGGCACGCCTCTTTCTTCTTTGCTAGGGTGGAACGAACTTTTGAAAACGGAAAATATCAATCCAGAAATCACAAAAGAAATAGCGAAAGACATTACTAGGCTTGAAACTATTACCGAACGCTTTTCTAAAATTGGGTCGTTACCCAAATTAGACACCTATGATATTGTTAAAGAGACCAAAGATGCTTATGAATACCTTAAATTGCGAAGCTCTAAACTCATAGAATTCTCTTTCACTTCAGATGAGGAAGAAATTCCTGTGATGCTTAACCATACCCTTTTTAACTGGACCATAGAAAACCTTGTTAAAAATGGAATTGATGCAATGAAAGGCAAGGGAAGCATTCATATTAAAATCATTAATGAAGGCAAACAGGTTCACATTCAAGTTTCGGATACAGGTCATGGAATACCAAAAAGTAACTTCCAAGCCATTTTTAATCCGGGGGTAACAAGTAAAAAAAGAGGTTGGGGTTTAGGTCTTTCATTGGTCAAAAGAATCGTTGAAGAGTACCATAAGGGGAAAATAAAAGTACTTTCGTCGAATAAACAGGGTACAGTTATGCAACTTACTCTAAAGACACTAAGTTAGAAGGTTCAATTGAGAGGATAGTGTAATTTTATATTTTTGATACGCAGTAAAATGGCAAATGAAAAGTTAGTGATTATTAAAGAGGCAGACTTGACAAACAATTGTCCGGAGTGTTTTAGTCAAGATTTAAAGCTTTCATTTTATCAAAAGCACAAGCAAGGCAAACTTTTCAATTCCATCACCAATGAAGTTACTTACAAAATTGTCTGCAACAAATGCGGAACTGATATCTACCCCGTAAGTTGGACAGACGATATTGAGCGAAGCTTTAAATACTACCAAAAAATGGTGGTGCCAGATAGAAGTACGGTAACATTTACCTCCTTATTCTGGATACTTACCCTTTTATTAGTTGCTGTAGTGGCTGCAGGTGTTTATTTCTTGCTGCAATAAGATTATTAGAGTGCGGCTATAATCTTAGCAGCCGTCTCCTTAAATTCTTCTTCCGAAAGCGAAACCTTATGTTGAAAAGTTGCATCCTGCATATTGGTAAGCGGAATAAGATGTACATGAACATGAGGCACCTCTAAACCAATAACGGTCATGCCCACCCTTTTACACTCAATAGAAGTCTCTATAGCTTTCCCTATTTTCCGCGAAAAAGCCATAAGACCCATATATGAATCCTCATCTAGGTCCATAATCTTATCTACCTCTTTTTTAGGAATACACAAGGTGTGGCCTTTAGCATTTGGATTGATGTCTAAAAAAGCAAAATAATTGTCGTCTTCCGCTATTTTATAACAAGGAATTTCGCCGTTAATGATTTTTGTGAAGATAGAGGCCATAACTGATTTTTTTTAAGCTCTTGTAATCTCTAAGATATCAAATTTCAAAGTACCATTTGGTACCGTTATCTCTGCTGTTTCACCTACTTTTTTTCCAAGTAGACCTCTACCGATAGGAGAATTAACGGATATTTTTCCTGTCTTAATGTCGGCCTCACTTTCAGCGACCAACGTATACTTCATTTCCATGCCGTTATTCTGGTTCTTCAACTTTACGGTTGACAAAACCAAAACTTTAGATGTGTCTAATTGCGACTCATCTATAAGACGTGCATTAGATAGGGTTTCCTCCATCTTTGAGATTTTCATTTCCAACAGACCCTGTGCTTCTTTAGCAGCATCATACTCGGCATTTTCAGACAAATCGCCTTTATCCCTGGCTTCGCCTATTGCTTGAGAAGCTCTTGGACGCTCAACATCTTTAAGATAGTTAACCTCGTCCCTTAATTTTTGCAATCCTTCTTTTGTATAGTAAGATACGTTACTCATGTTAAACTCATTTAATAATCTTGTAAAATAGGAAAATCCTCTGCACAAGACGATATATAACCGACTATTTTTAGAGAGGATTTAACGCAAATATACATAAATTTTGATCACTTTTGTTGGACGTATTTTAAATGATAATCCCCGTATGAAGCATTTTTGGAGTATTCTTCTTGTCCTATTACTGTTATCGTGTAGTAATGATGGCGTAGTCCGCAATCCTTATATACAAGAACTTGGGTTTCGGTTTGATATGAATCTAAATTTACCTCTTTATAGTGGCCTAACCAATCTGGGAAACGTAGTATATATAGACAATTCCGGAATAGGCAATAGAGGAGTATATGTTATTAAATCTAGTTTTGACCAATTCCGAGCGTTTGAAGCAAGTTGTCCAAATCACGTACCCAATGAATGCTCTACTATGACCTTAAACGGGCAGAACGTTACTTGTTCTTGCGAAGACTATGAGTACAGCCTTTTTACCGGACAATTACTGAATCGGCCAGATGATGGAGAAAGATATTACGACATGCTAGAATACCGTGCTACACAAAGTGGCAACATAGTTTTGATCACGAATTAGACTAAGTCTATTCATTTCGATACCTGTCCATAATTACCTTAAATAATTCTCCCGTACTAGGCGGCGTGTAGGATATAGCATTTGCACCAGCTTCTATTGCTGCTAATATAGTTTCATCACTTTTGCCTCCTGTAGCAATTATTGCCACCTCATCATCAATATCCCGTATGCGTTTTATGATGTCTGCAGTTTTTCCTGCTCCTGAAACATTAAAAACATCAATACCAGCCTTTATCCGCCCCTTTATATCGTCTTTTTCCGAGACAATGGTAATGGTGACCGGAATGTCTATTTTATCCTTTAACTGTCTAATAAGGTCATTAGGCGCCGGTTTGTTCAGTACTACGCCCAACGCACCTTGAAAATCTGCATGAACTGCCAATTCAACCGATCGGTTACCTGTAGTAATTCCACCTCCTACTCCGCAGAAAATAGGCTTATCTGCTGCCAAGATCAATGCATTGGAAATAGTGGGCTGCGGTGTAAACGGATATACAGCAATAATGGCGTTGGCGTTTGTATTTCGAATAATGGCAACATCTGTACTAAAGAGAAAAGACTTCAGCAATTGTCCAAAAACACGAATACCCGAGCATTCGTCAATAATCTCGGGAACAGCAACGATATTCTTGCGCAGCTTGCTACCAAAAGCAGGTACTTTCTTCATATCGATTAATTGTATTAGTAGTGAATTTGTTCTTTAGAACGATTTGGCGATAACTTGAATTATAGGTTACCCAAAATACTATCCATTACCCAACTGGTATGTAATGCCGTTTTTCCGGTTGATGGATGAGTCTGTTTCCCAAATAAATCTTTCTTCAAGTTTTCTACATGGAATTTTTGAACATGTTCAGGGTGCTCAATGAAAAGCCTTTCTTCACCTTTATCATTTAACAATACAACATTGGCCTCTTCAAAAACTGCGAAACTAATTTTACCTTTGCTACCGTAAATCTCAACTAAGTCTTCTCTTTGGTGAGTGCCAAAATCCCATGTGCCGGAACCTGTAATTCCTTCTTCGTGAAGCCAATGTCCCGTAATGGCATCTTTAGCTGTATAAAGCCCTTGTTGATTAACAGCCGTACCAGAAGCATTTTTAAAATTGCCCAATAAATATGCGAAGAGATCTAGTCCGTGACTAGCCAAATCATCAAAATAACCTGCAGGAGCCACTTTAGCATCCGTACGCCAATTGTATTCCCCACTCAAATCTATATCGCTAGGTGGCTTACCCAAAAACCAACGAATATGGCGTACTTGTCCAATTTTATTAGCATCTAACCATTCCTTCACCTTTAAAAAACGAGGTAACGATCGGCGATAATAGGCAACAAATAGTGGTAAATTTTTCTTTGCAAAGGCTTGCTCGATCTCAAGACTATCAGCATAACTCGGAGCCATTGGCTTTTCTATACAACAAGGCTTACCCGCTGCGACAACTTTTAGTGCGTATAGCTTATGACTATCAGGAGGTGTAGCTATATAAACCGCGTCTACCTCATCATCATTTATAAGTGCATCGGCATCTGAATAGTACTTAGAAACACCATGTCTTTTAGCATAATCTGCCGCTTTCTCCGCATCACGGCGCATTACAGCCACTACTTCAAAACCATCTGTTTTTTGATAGGCAGGTCCGCTTTTAATTTCAGTTACATTACCGCAACCTAAAATACCCCAGCGGATTTTTTTTCTTTCTTCCATACTGTCGTCCCTTTGAATCCGTAGTAAAAATAACGGATTTAAAGACAGCTTCTGAGGACGGATGAAACTAATTCAACAAGTTTTTAACCCAATCAAATTCTAACAAAAAGATTAAAACCTAACGGTTGCTCCTAATAGAAAATTGGTTCCTGCTTGCGGATAATAGCCAGCTCCCTCAAAAGTTTGAACCGATCCAGAAGAATCATCATCATACGTATAGAAATAACCATTGGAAACTATATCCTCATCAAAAATGTTATTTACTAAACCAGATAAAGTGATGCTCTTAATTACGGACTTGAAATTAATGACATACTGTATATTTAAATCCGTTTGAGAGTAGGCATTCAACACAGAATTTTCTGAATCTATATTTCCCATATACTGCTCACCCACATATTTAGACAAAGCAGATATTTGAAAATTCTTAACTGGCGAAAAAGCCAAACGGTTACCTATGACAACATTAGGAGAATACGCAATATTGGTATTCCCTAAATCCTGAAGCACTCCATCTCTTTCAAAAAAGAACTCTAAGTTTTTATTAGAACTGACAGCAATGTTCGGTTGAATTTGCCATTTTTCACCTAGAAAGATATTAGCGTCCAACTCAATACCGGCACGGTAGCTATCCCCAACATTTGCTCTTAACGGAGCACCAACATCGTTAAGCCCCCCGGTTAGAACCAATTGGTCTCTATACCGCATATAATAGGCATTGGCATTCAACTGAAAGGCATTGGAAACATAACGCCAACCCAGTTCAAAATCATTCAATTTTTCAGGTTTTGGGCTACCGCTCTCATAATCATTTCTATTAGGCTCTCTATTGGCAACGGCATAACTGAAATAAAAGTTATTATTTGCGTTCAAGTCAAAAACAACACCTGCTTTAGGATTAAAAAAGTGAAACGTATCATCTACAAGTCCCGTTTCTTCTCCATTTGCCAAATAACCAACTCTTCTGTATTGCAAATCCCCAAAGAGACTCCACTTATCATTTAAGCCATAATTTGCCTTAGTGTAAAAATTAAAATCCGTTTTATTAGAATCGTCTTCGTAATACCTGTCACGAATCTCACTATCAGTAGCGTAGCGCGCCCAAATAATCTCACCAAAGTGATCACCTTGGTAGGAGTTCCAGCCTCCTCCTAAAATAACATCTAAACGGTCTTTGGTATAGTTTGCAGAAAAAACCGCCCCATAAAACTTGTTATCCAACCATCTGCGTCTAATTAAATCTGTGGTGTTTATTGAATCCCCGTTCACTATAATAGACTCAAAACCGTAATCGGCAAAATCCTCATCTTCTTTATACTGTTCAAAAAAGCCGCTTCCTTTTGTAAAATGAAGCGCTACATTAGAACTCCAATTGTCGGAAAGCTTTTGATTCCAAAGAAATTGTGCGTGGTTTTGTTTGTAGTCATCCACCTCATTGTCATAAAACCGGTCTACACCATTTTCATCCGTATAGGCCCCTGCAGAATTATAGGTTCTATCCTCCACTAAAGTTGTACCATCAATACCATTCCAAGATTGATAAGTAACTTCATGACCACCAAAGAGCAATGCTTTTAATTGTGTTTTATCATCTGTGTAGGCCGCTTGTAAAAAATAGGAATCCAAATTTGAAGAAGCTCTATCTACATAACCATCTGAAGTTATTCTAGACAATCTCCCTGAAATTTCAATATGGTCATTTAATAATCCTGTACTAAATTTGATATTATTACGAAGTGTTTTAAAACTACCTACAGAAGATGAAATTTGGGCAAAAGCTTCATCTGCAACAGCATCCGTCAATAAATTGAGACTAGCACCAAAAGCTCCGGAGCCATTGGTAGATGTACCCACACCACGCTGTAATTGCAAACTTTCCGTAGAGGAAGCAAAATCTGGCATATTCACCCAAAAGGTACCATGAGATTCAGAATCGTTATAAGGTATACCGTTAATAGTCACATTTACGCGGGTATTATCACTACCTCGCACACGAATACCAGTATAACCTACACCGGCACCGGCATCTGAAGTAGTTACTACCCCTGGTAAAAAGTTCATAAGAATTGGAATATCCTGACCTAAATTACGAGAGGCAAATTCTTCTTTTTTTAGATTTGAAAAAGTTACGGGAGTTGCATTATTGACCCTAATAGCCGAAACAAAAACCTCATCTAGGTTTATTTTTTTTCCGGTAACGGAATCAATTTCCTTTTCTTGAGCGGATATCTGACTGGTAATCCCTAAACTGACCAAAAACATTACAAAGTACTTCATTCGTATACGTTAGCTACGAATAAAAGGGGCATTATTCTTATTTTTAAATTGAATTTTGTCCGATTGCGGACAGGCATAAAAATTCCAAGAAGTGAAAAATCACTATCCCTTGGCAGCATTACCCGCCCAGGTTCATTGGGTATAATCTCAGCTTATCTTGAATTTAGTTTAAACATTACTCCGCCTAACCACAATTACAAGAGTTCGCACCCCTTTGAGATTTGGCAAATATAGGTCTAGCCTTTTACATTTCATAACTAATTCAATCAAAAGACCCACTACAGGCGGTCTTTGAGATATATGAGTCAAACAATTAACGGTTATTTATAAACCCTATCAGCTTTATATACGTATTTTTAGAAACACTTTTTGTGCAACACAAGAACATGGTAAACGCTTCTAATAAATCGAAAAACAAGTTCACCTTAAAAATTGTCACTAGCTACCTTATTTTGGCACTATTGGCAACAAGTGTCGGCTATTTTGTCTATACAGAAATACAGACCTATATTTCTACTGAGGCCTCTGATGTAAACGATGAAAAGCTGCTACGCACAAGCTCATTGATGACTAATCTTTATGAGGCAGAAAGTCTATCAAAATTGGCATTGCAAAGCAACGAGAAAGTGAATTTTGATGGGTACGCCCTCAAAATTGATTCTATTCAGGTAGAAATAGATACTTTGAAGCAGCTTATGTTAGGTGAAGAGCAGAAAAGCTTATTGGATAGCCTCCAAATATTATTGGGTCAAAAAGTTAACAACAACAATGAATTGCGCAGCCTGAAGGTCAAAAACAATTCAGCACATTCATTAGACCAAGCTCTTAAAGAATTTGAAAAAATAGAAGAATCTTTCGGAAAATTTTCCGCTGAAAACCTATTCACCAATTTTGACCAATTATCCCCTAAAGTACAGAAGTCACTAAGAGAATATGCCGTTTTAATTAGTAAAAACGTTCCCGAATCAGACAATAGTAT includes:
- a CDS encoding DUF2490 domain-containing protein yields the protein MTTYFTRTALLIFGLLLSSFGFCQENTTGYFQPDISLNYKVSANYSHNFKIAQRAYIYEDDLLYRVKQLDISHFSTVKIGFEQSLALGLQYRFRDTFDDNGENELRITEQYKLSRVYENLTIGNRFRAEQRISLSSTTHRFRYRLSIEVPLKGEKLDIGEPYFSASTESLLSIAKSEKPIYDQRLTSHLGWLLNRETKLEVGAEYRAENYTQTTEHIFFLLTSLIFSL
- the aat gene encoding leucyl/phenylalanyl-tRNA--protein transferase, encoding MDREHENSLIILSDAIVFPSVENANYEGLLAAGGDLSVERLLLAYKSGIFPWFNDDALILWWSPNPRMVLYPHKIKVSKSMRKVMRDGRFRLTKNTCFEAVIDACSSIEREGQDGTWITQKMKNAYLLMHENGFATSYEVWENDVLVGGLYGIDLGTIFCGESMFSTVSNSSKFAFIKLAQELEGKDYKLIDCQIHTDHLESLGAEEIPRSEFITILQAENKGG
- a CDS encoding DUF3127 domain-containing protein, which gives rise to MEVQGKVKMVGETQTFGNNGFRKREIVLTTDEQYPQHIMVEFVQDKTDLLNNFKVGQDVKVSINLRGREWTNPQGEVKYFNSIQGWRIEGVQTEQSAAGMPPVPPAEAFQPADNLNEEDHDDLPF
- a CDS encoding flavin reductase family protein, whose protein sequence is MAKEMISILPEAVSTAQLHGYLLGAVGPRPIAFASTVDEKGNPNLSPFSFFNVFSANPPILIFSPARRVRDNTTKHTLQNVLLTMEVVINIVNYKMVQQMSLSSTEYGKDVNEFKKSGLTMLRSDIVKPFRVAESPVQFECKVTKVEALGREGGAGNLIFAEVVKVHVDPDVLDENGAIDQRKIDQVARMGGNWYSRANLGLFEVPKPLSSLGIGIDQIPEHIRLSKVLTGNDLGMLGNVEEIPDHKAVEEFISSHIEIRSIISGGEREPLELKAKELLQQNDVLSAWKVLLAE
- a CDS encoding sensor histidine kinase, whose translation is MNFNPKNRSSNLTLLIASFAIVSLILLNTNSFFKKFKEEERLKMEIWATAQSEFQQSSEDADLGNLHLKVFQNNTSTPMILVNKDGSVKTNNIDPEKSIDSVYVQRQILKFQSENIPISIDQQGEHLATLYYGNSEVLNKLKYYPIALLLIIFLFAAVIFFFFKTNKASEQNKVWAGMAKETAHQIGTPLSSLLGWNELLKTENINPEITKEIAKDITRLETITERFSKIGSLPKLDTYDIVKETKDAYEYLKLRSSKLIEFSFTSDEEEIPVMLNHTLFNWTIENLVKNGIDAMKGKGSIHIKIINEGKQVHIQVSDTGHGIPKSNFQAIFNPGVTSKKRGWGLGLSLVKRIVEEYHKGKIKVLSSNKQGTVMQLTLKTLS
- a CDS encoding HIT family protein, producing MASIFTKIINGEIPCYKIAEDDNYFAFLDINPNAKGHTLCIPKKEVDKIMDLDEDSYMGLMAFSRKIGKAIETSIECKRVGMTVIGLEVPHVHVHLIPLTNMQDATFQHKVSLSEEEFKETAAKIIAAL
- the greA gene encoding transcription elongation factor GreA; translated protein: MSNVSYYTKEGLQKLRDEVNYLKDVERPRASQAIGEARDKGDLSENAEYDAAKEAQGLLEMKISKMEETLSNARLIDESQLDTSKVLVLSTVKLKNQNNGMEMKYTLVAESEADIKTGKISVNSPIGRGLLGKKVGETAEITVPNGTLKFDILEITRA
- a CDS encoding Rieske (2Fe-2S) protein, which translates into the protein MKHFWSILLVLLLLSCSNDGVVRNPYIQELGFRFDMNLNLPLYSGLTNLGNVVYIDNSGIGNRGVYVIKSSFDQFRAFEASCPNHVPNECSTMTLNGQNVTCSCEDYEYSLFTGQLLNRPDDGERYYDMLEYRATQSGNIVLITN
- a CDS encoding hydrolase, which gives rise to MKKVPAFGSKLRKNIVAVPEIIDECSGIRVFGQLLKSFLFSTDVAIIRNTNANAIIAVYPFTPQPTISNALILAADKPIFCGVGGGITTGNRSVELAVHADFQGALGVVLNKPAPNDLIRQLKDKIDIPVTITIVSEKDDIKGRIKAGIDVFNVSGAGKTADIIKRIRDIDDEVAIIATGGKSDETILAAIEAGANAISYTPPSTGELFKVIMDRYRNE
- a CDS encoding Gfo/Idh/MocA family protein, with the protein product MEERKKIRWGILGCGNVTEIKSGPAYQKTDGFEVVAVMRRDAEKAADYAKRHGVSKYYSDADALINDDEVDAVYIATPPDSHKLYALKVVAAGKPCCIEKPMAPSYADSLEIEQAFAKKNLPLFVAYYRRSLPRFLKVKEWLDANKIGQVRHIRWFLGKPPSDIDLSGEYNWRTDAKVAPAGYFDDLASHGLDLFAYLLGNFKNASGTAVNQQGLYTAKDAITGHWLHEEGITGSGTWDFGTHQREDLVEIYGSKGKISFAVFEEANVVLLNDKGEERLFIEHPEHVQKFHVENLKKDLFGKQTHPSTGKTALHTSWVMDSILGNL
- a CDS encoding TonB-dependent receptor, with protein sequence MKYFVMFLVSLGITSQISAQEKEIDSVTGKKINLDEVFVSAIRVNNATPVTFSNLKKEEFASRNLGQDIPILMNFLPGVVTTSDAGAGVGYTGIRVRGSDNTRVNVTINGIPYNDSESHGTFWVNMPDFASSTESLQLQRGVGTSTNGSGAFGASLNLLTDAVADEAFAQISSSVGSFKTLRNNIKFSTGLLNDHIEISGRLSRITSDGYVDRASSNLDSYFLQAAYTDDKTQLKALLFGGHEVTYQSWNGIDGTTLVEDRTYNSAGAYTDENGVDRFYDNEVDDYKQNHAQFLWNQKLSDNWSSNVALHFTKGSGFFEQYKEDEDFADYGFESIIVNGDSINTTDLIRRRWLDNKFYGAVFSANYTKDRLDVILGGGWNSYQGDHFGEIIWARYATDSEIRDRYYEDDSNKTDFNFYTKANYGLNDKWSLFGDLQYRRVGYLANGEETGLVDDTFHFFNPKAGVVFDLNANNNFYFSYAVANREPNRNDYESGSPKPEKLNDFELGWRYVSNAFQLNANAYYMRYRDQLVLTGGLNDVGAPLRANVGDSYRAGIELDANIFLGEKWQIQPNIAVSSNKNLEFFFERDGVLQDLGNTNIAYSPNVVIGNRLAFSPVKNFQISALSKYVGEQYMGNIDSENSVLNAYSQTDLNIQYVINFKSVIKSITLSGLVNNIFDEDIVSNGYFYTYDDDSSGSVQTFEGAGYYPQAGTNFLLGATVRF